Proteins from a single region of Mailhella massiliensis:
- a CDS encoding DUF2156 domain-containing protein produces MNLPAGYVPLTLDLYDDYRRRFDLTPEPTADLTFTNLWGWAEYFGLGLSLRENLCWICQTKPYVRYWAPVGNWKAADWAAQPEIRSGVEIIRAPEKLSAALSAALPGRVEATEDRDQWEYLYDRDELAELPGSKFHKKKTHVNGYHRRYGEDYRPLGDASNPDGIEHVLQLQEEWCKWRDCENSPSLQAENAAIFRVVGNWNRLPGLVGGALYVEDRIGAFAVGERVGDMMVVHFEKVQAELKGVYQAINHSFVNHSAQGVSLINREQDMGELGLRQAKETYNPVGFLKKSRLVIKADAE; encoded by the coding sequence ATGAACCTGCCTGCCGGATATGTTCCGCTTACTCTTGACCTTTACGACGATTACCGCCGCCGCTTCGATCTCACGCCGGAACCGACGGCGGATCTGACCTTCACCAATCTCTGGGGCTGGGCGGAGTATTTCGGGCTGGGGCTTTCCCTGCGCGAAAATCTCTGCTGGATATGCCAGACGAAGCCGTATGTCCGTTACTGGGCTCCCGTGGGGAACTGGAAGGCTGCGGACTGGGCCGCGCAGCCGGAAATACGTTCGGGCGTGGAGATCATCCGCGCGCCGGAGAAGCTTTCCGCGGCGCTTTCCGCGGCGCTTCCCGGCCGTGTGGAGGCGACGGAAGACCGCGATCAGTGGGAATACCTGTACGACCGCGACGAACTTGCCGAACTTCCCGGGTCGAAGTTCCACAAGAAAAAGACGCACGTCAACGGATATCATCGCCGCTACGGCGAGGACTACCGGCCTCTCGGCGACGCTTCCAACCCCGACGGCATAGAGCATGTGCTGCAGCTTCAGGAAGAGTGGTGCAAATGGCGGGACTGCGAGAACAGCCCTTCGCTTCAGGCGGAGAACGCGGCCATTTTCCGCGTGGTGGGCAACTGGAACCGCCTGCCCGGGCTGGTGGGCGGCGCGCTGTATGTGGAGGACAGAATAGGCGCCTTCGCCGTGGGAGAAAGAGTGGGCGACATGATGGTCGTGCACTTTGAAAAGGTGCAGGCGGAGCTCAAAGGCGTGTATCAGGCCATCAACCATTCCTTCGTCAACCATTCCGCGCAGGGGGTTTCCCTCATCAACAGAGAGCAGGATATGGGCGAACTCGGCCTGCGTCAGGCCAAGGAAACTTATAACCCGGTAGGCTTTCTGAAGAAAAGCCGGCTTGTCATCAAGGCGGATGCGGAGTAA
- a CDS encoding DUF465 domain-containing protein — MEERDLKIVEQYGDTDPELKTLWEEHMLYEKQLAKYEGKSYLTPSEEQEVKMLKKQKLDGKTRLAAALDKYKK; from the coding sequence ATGGAAGAACGTGATCTCAAAATTGTGGAACAGTACGGCGATACTGATCCTGAACTGAAGACTCTCTGGGAAGAACACATGCTGTATGAAAAGCAGCTTGCCAAGTACGAGGGCAAGAGCTACCTCACCCCCAGCGAAGAGCAGGAAGTGAAGATGCTCAAGAAGCAGAAGCTGGACGGCAAGACCCGCCTGGCCGCCGCTCTCGACAAATATAAGAAGTAA
- a CDS encoding M48 family metallopeptidase, with translation MRVRSLIAAVCMAGMLLSPSPAAAGLFGDFTLQDEMKMGREFEVLVKSTMPIIEDPVVRDYVQGVVDRIVKPLPPQPYKFPANVVLHNSLNAFAAPGGFVFVFSGLIMHLNHESELAGVLSHEVAHVTQRHIAGRMERGRAISMASLLGMVAGVAAGIAGGGSAGGAAMVGSMAAGSAAMLNYSRLDEDDADRFGLKYLVDAGYNPQGLGGAFEVLRSQDWGGGSAMPAYLSTHPDLNVRLAKLRADIQSMSPELKNRKDDDSRFRRVQALLWARHGDAGHAEQIFARGGDRDPVSLMGRAMLAARQNRIKDAETLFSSALKLAPKDALVLREAGIFEYTKGGDMGRARRYLEQSLRIAPGDYYAEFFYARLLDDSGDRAGAQRRYREVLRHVPEDSEVHTYYGRSLGAVNRLCEGYLHLAYAALYGNEQRRADNWLEKAKSAARSPEEKKAVKTYEEKAAARAKIMKEAR, from the coding sequence ATGCGAGTTCGTTCCCTGATTGCCGCCGTGTGCATGGCGGGTATGCTGCTTTCGCCTTCTCCCGCCGCGGCGGGACTTTTCGGTGATTTCACTCTTCAGGATGAAATGAAGATGGGCCGGGAATTCGAAGTCCTGGTCAAGTCGACCATGCCCATCATAGAAGATCCCGTGGTGCGTGATTATGTGCAGGGCGTGGTGGACCGCATCGTCAAGCCGCTGCCTCCTCAGCCCTACAAGTTCCCGGCCAACGTGGTGCTGCACAATTCCCTGAATGCCTTTGCCGCGCCCGGCGGCTTCGTATTCGTGTTTTCAGGTCTCATCATGCATCTGAATCATGAATCGGAGCTGGCGGGCGTGCTCTCCCACGAAGTGGCCCATGTGACGCAGCGGCATATCGCCGGGCGCATGGAAAGAGGGCGCGCCATATCCATGGCTTCCCTTCTCGGCATGGTTGCTGGCGTGGCGGCGGGAATCGCCGGGGGCGGCAGCGCGGGCGGCGCCGCCATGGTGGGAAGCATGGCAGCAGGTTCTGCGGCCATGCTGAATTACAGCCGTCTGGATGAGGACGACGCCGACCGTTTCGGCCTTAAATATCTGGTGGATGCGGGCTACAACCCGCAGGGACTGGGCGGCGCGTTCGAGGTGCTTCGTTCCCAGGACTGGGGCGGAGGTTCCGCCATGCCCGCCTATCTTTCCACGCACCCTGATCTGAACGTCAGACTTGCGAAGCTCAGGGCCGACATACAGAGCATGTCGCCTGAACTGAAGAACCGCAAGGATGACGACAGCCGCTTCCGCCGCGTGCAGGCGCTGCTCTGGGCACGCCATGGCGATGCCGGTCATGCGGAGCAGATTTTTGCCAGAGGCGGGGACAGGGACCCCGTCAGCCTCATGGGCAGGGCCATGCTTGCGGCCCGTCAGAACCGCATCAAGGATGCCGAAACGCTGTTTTCCTCGGCGTTGAAACTTGCCCCGAAGGATGCGCTCGTGCTGCGTGAGGCGGGCATTTTCGAATACACCAAGGGCGGGGACATGGGCCGCGCCCGCCGCTACCTGGAACAGTCGCTCCGTATTGCCCCCGGCGATTATTACGCGGAATTCTTCTATGCCCGTCTTCTGGACGATTCCGGCGACAGGGCCGGGGCGCAGCGGCGCTACCGCGAGGTGCTGCGCCATGTGCCGGAAGACAGCGAGGTGCATACCTATTACGGCAGGTCTCTCGGAGCCGTGAACAGACTCTGCGAAGGATACCTGCACCTTGCCTACGCGGCGCTGTACGGCAACGAGCAGCGCCGTGCGGACAACTGGCTGGAAAAGGCAAAATCCGCAGCCCGCAGCCCCGAAGAGAAAAAGGCCGTAAAAACCTATGAGGAAAAGGCTGCGGCGCGTGCCAAAATCATGAAGGAAGCCCGGTAA
- a CDS encoding YggT family protein — protein sequence MFVFANLVTTIAGLLSLVINLYIFVVIVAAFLSWVKPDPYNAIVRTLRGLTEPVFYRVRKAFPFVMVNGIDLSPIVVLVALQLLNGVVVQSLLQLGLRLTGV from the coding sequence TCGTCTTTGCCAACCTTGTCACCACCATCGCCGGGCTTCTGAGTCTGGTGATCAATCTTTACATCTTCGTCGTCATCGTGGCGGCTTTCCTTTCCTGGGTGAAGCCCGACCCGTATAACGCCATCGTCCGCACGCTGAGGGGGCTGACGGAACCGGTATTCTACCGCGTCCGCAAGGCGTTTCCCTTCGTGATGGTCAACGGCATCGACCTGTCGCCCATCGTGGTGCTGGTCGCCCTTCAACTGTTAAACGGCGTGGTCGTGCAGTCCCTTCTTCAGCTGGGCCTGCGTCTGACCGGCGTGTAA
- the gltX gene encoding glutamate--tRNA ligase, with translation MKIVTRFAPSPTGHLHIGGGRTAIFCWLLARHFGGEFRLRIEDTDATRSKQEYTDSILASMKWLGLDWDGDLTYQSKRLDIYNAYIDRLLETGHAYWCDCTPEEVEAMREVARARGEKPRYNGKCRDRGLTAGPGRVVRLRVPDEGRIVFNDMVKGTISVDVSELDDMVLRRTDGMPTYNLAVVVDDHDMGVTHVLRGDDHVSNTPKQILLYNAFGFEVPTFGHVPMICGPDHQKLSKRHGARAVIEYEQDGLLPQALVNYLVRLGWSHGDQEIFSLKELVELFDGNNLNSSPAAFDPEKLKWLNAHYLRNTPFPQLAAMVRPFLEKLGYDVPAEKIEALLPMYVERASDLAALAQALTIYFKPAEELVIEEKAMKALNEDGKHQLSVLHDMIADMPEFSAEALDTLLHEYVEKGGLKFKQVGPPLRSALTGLAGGPSVHDVMAALGREESLKRIARAAN, from the coding sequence ATGAAAATCGTTACGAGATTCGCTCCCAGCCCCACCGGCCATCTGCACATCGGCGGTGGCCGTACCGCCATTTTCTGCTGGCTGCTCGCCCGCCACTTCGGCGGCGAGTTCCGCCTGCGTATCGAAGATACCGACGCCACGCGCTCGAAACAGGAATACACCGATTCCATTCTCGCCTCCATGAAGTGGCTGGGCCTGGACTGGGACGGCGACCTGACCTATCAGAGCAAGCGCCTCGACATCTACAACGCCTATATCGACAGGCTTCTGGAAACCGGTCATGCCTACTGGTGCGACTGCACGCCCGAAGAAGTGGAAGCCATGCGTGAAGTGGCCCGCGCCAGAGGGGAAAAGCCCCGCTACAACGGCAAGTGCCGCGACAGAGGCCTTACCGCAGGTCCCGGCCGCGTGGTGCGCCTGCGCGTGCCCGACGAGGGCCGCATCGTGTTCAACGACATGGTGAAGGGCACCATTTCCGTGGATGTTTCCGAACTTGACGACATGGTGCTCCGCCGTACCGACGGTATGCCCACCTACAACCTCGCCGTGGTGGTGGACGACCATGACATGGGCGTGACCCATGTGCTCCGCGGCGACGACCATGTTTCCAACACGCCCAAGCAGATTCTGCTCTACAACGCCTTCGGCTTCGAGGTGCCCACCTTCGGCCATGTGCCCATGATCTGCGGTCCCGATCATCAGAAGCTTTCCAAGCGTCACGGCGCCCGCGCCGTCATCGAATACGAGCAGGACGGCCTTCTTCCCCAGGCGCTGGTCAACTATCTGGTGCGTCTCGGCTGGTCTCACGGCGACCAGGAAATCTTCTCCCTCAAGGAACTCGTGGAGCTTTTCGACGGCAACAACCTGAACAGCTCCCCCGCCGCCTTCGACCCGGAAAAGCTGAAGTGGCTGAACGCCCACTACCTGCGCAACACTCCCTTCCCCCAGCTTGCCGCCATGGTGCGCCCCTTCCTCGAAAAGCTGGGATACGACGTGCCCGCCGAGAAGATAGAGGCGCTTCTTCCCATGTATGTGGAACGCGCTTCCGACCTTGCCGCGCTTGCCCAGGCTCTGACCATCTACTTCAAGCCCGCCGAAGAGCTGGTGATTGAAGAGAAGGCCATGAAGGCCCTGAATGAAGACGGCAAGCATCAGCTTTCCGTGCTGCACGACATGATCGCCGACATGCCCGAATTCAGCGCCGAAGCTCTGGATACGCTGCTGCATGAATATGTGGAGAAGGGCGGACTCAAGTTCAAGCAGGTGGGGCCGCCTCTGCGTTCCGCGCTTACCGGTCTTGCCGGCGGCCCCTCCGTGCATGATGTCATGGCGGCCCTGGGCCGTGAGGAGAGCCTGAAGCGCATCGCCCGCGCTGCGAACTAG
- the hslV gene encoding ATP-dependent protease subunit HslV yields MELRGTTILAVRNEHGVAIGGDGQVTMGQTMVMKHTARKVRRLYRGQVLAGFAGATADAFTLFERFEAKLEESGGNLLRAAVEMAKDWRQDKFLRKLEALLLVADADRTLILTGTGDVIEPDDGVAAIGSGGAYALSAARALLRHTQMTPSQIVKESMAIAADICVFTNTHLTMETIEK; encoded by the coding sequence ATGGAACTGAGAGGAACGACCATTCTGGCCGTACGCAATGAACACGGCGTTGCCATCGGCGGCGACGGGCAGGTGACCATGGGGCAGACCATGGTGATGAAGCATACGGCCCGCAAGGTTCGCCGTCTGTACAGGGGGCAGGTGCTGGCGGGTTTCGCCGGGGCCACGGCCGACGCCTTCACGCTTTTTGAACGCTTCGAGGCCAAACTTGAGGAATCGGGCGGCAACCTTCTGCGCGCCGCCGTGGAAATGGCCAAGGACTGGAGGCAGGATAAATTTCTGCGCAAGCTGGAAGCGCTGCTGCTGGTGGCCGATGCCGACCGCACGCTTATTCTTACCGGTACGGGCGATGTCATAGAACCCGACGACGGCGTGGCCGCCATTGGTTCCGGCGGAGCCTACGCTCTTTCCGCCGCCCGGGCGCTGCTGCGCCACACGCAGATGACGCCTTCGCAGATCGTGAAGGAATCCATGGCCATTGCTGCCGATATCTGCGTGTTCACCAATACGCACCTTACCATGGAAACCATTGAGAAGTAG
- a CDS encoding DUF4405 domain-containing protein, with product MKKTGRLVLDGVMAAVFLLLMAGRETGNVVHEWLGLGLACLAARHVRLNRHWFSAVPGGRYSLSRALRLVLNASLCLAFAGALVSAVPVSRTVFSFLGLEGGLFSRTLHVFSAHWAFFLAAFHAGLYGRRVPLPPWRGGGAALRALFFFVCAAAALFGACAFPRRDMAYVLTMQSTFLAWGGQDGTASLLLDYGAMFFLLFWAARICARPGREKAKAPDGATRCIPG from the coding sequence ATGAAAAAAACGGGGAGACTCGTGCTCGATGGCGTGATGGCGGCGGTCTTTCTTCTGCTCATGGCCGGTCGTGAAACGGGAAACGTCGTGCACGAATGGCTGGGGCTGGGGCTTGCGTGTCTGGCCGCGCGGCATGTGCGGCTGAACCGGCACTGGTTTTCGGCGGTTCCGGGCGGGCGGTATTCCTTGTCCCGTGCGCTGCGGCTCGTTCTCAACGCTTCTCTCTGTCTGGCTTTTGCCGGTGCGCTGGTGAGCGCCGTCCCTGTTTCCCGGACGGTGTTTTCCTTTCTCGGGCTGGAGGGCGGCCTTTTTTCACGAACGCTGCATGTGTTTTCCGCGCACTGGGCCTTTTTTCTTGCGGCGTTTCATGCCGGGCTGTACGGCCGCCGCGTGCCTCTTCCCCCATGGCGGGGCGGGGGAGCCGCTCTGCGCGCATTGTTCTTTTTTGTCTGTGCGGCTGCGGCGCTGTTCGGCGCCTGTGCCTTCCCCCGTCGGGATATGGCATATGTGCTGACCATGCAGAGCACTTTTCTGGCCTGGGGCGGGCAGGATGGAACGGCATCTTTGTTGCTGGACTACGGGGCCATGTTCTTCCTTCTGTTCTGGGCGGCCCGGATATGCGCCCGTCCGGGGAGAGAAAAGGCGAAGGCCCCCGACGGAGCGACACGCTGCATTCCCGGTTGA
- the lysA gene encoding diaminopimelate decarboxylase, whose amino-acid sequence MANVRSTYTDSVNFYGQEDPRELVSRFGSPLYVYNENILRARCRDLTGLCSLPGFHVNYSAKANTNPALLRIIRSEGCVADAMSPGELHINSLAGFTADEITYVCNNVSAEELKNAADHGCVVSVDSLSQLELFGRTCPGGRVMVRFNPGIGAGHSDKVVTGGKKTKFGVDPDMLPEVRAIVEKYHLQFVGVNQHIGSLFMEEGPYLAAMNILLSMAEKLLELGYPLDIIDFGGGFGMPYHKYEGQKRMDMEALGRAIHGRLAEWSAAAGYKGRFFIEPGRYVVAECGVVLGTVHAVKNNGPHRFVGTDIGFTVLARPMLYDAFHDVEIYRENGRPGTETMEQTIVGNICESGDILARDRRLPEVEQGDVIAMLDAGAYGWVMASTYNQRTRPAEVLIGADGRARLIRRRETLEDLTALFVTEPEE is encoded by the coding sequence ATGGCAAACGTACGATCCACCTATACCGACAGCGTGAATTTTTACGGGCAGGAAGACCCCCGCGAACTGGTCTCCCGCTTCGGCTCTCCCCTGTATGTGTATAATGAAAACATCCTGCGCGCCCGCTGCCGCGATCTTACAGGGCTCTGCAGCCTTCCCGGCTTTCATGTGAACTATTCCGCCAAGGCCAATACCAACCCCGCGCTGCTTCGCATCATCCGTTCCGAAGGCTGCGTGGCGGACGCCATGAGCCCCGGCGAACTTCATATCAACAGTCTCGCGGGCTTCACTGCCGACGAGATCACCTACGTCTGCAACAACGTCAGCGCCGAAGAGCTGAAGAATGCCGCCGATCACGGCTGCGTGGTCAGCGTGGATTCCCTTTCCCAGCTGGAACTTTTCGGCCGCACCTGCCCCGGCGGCCGCGTCATGGTACGCTTCAATCCCGGCATCGGTGCGGGCCACAGCGACAAGGTGGTGACCGGCGGCAAGAAGACCAAGTTCGGCGTGGACCCCGACATGCTGCCCGAAGTGCGCGCCATCGTGGAAAAGTACCATCTGCAGTTTGTGGGCGTGAACCAGCATATCGGTTCGCTCTTCATGGAGGAGGGGCCGTATCTTGCCGCCATGAACATTCTGCTTTCCATGGCGGAAAAGCTGCTTGAGCTGGGGTATCCTCTGGACATCATCGATTTCGGCGGCGGCTTCGGTATGCCCTACCATAAGTACGAAGGGCAGAAGCGCATGGATATGGAGGCCCTCGGGCGCGCCATCCACGGCCGCCTGGCGGAATGGTCCGCCGCCGCGGGCTACAAGGGGCGTTTCTTCATCGAGCCCGGCCGTTATGTGGTGGCCGAATGCGGCGTGGTGCTCGGCACCGTACATGCGGTGAAGAACAACGGCCCTCACCGCTTCGTGGGGACCGACATCGGCTTTACCGTGCTCGCCCGCCCCATGCTGTACGATGCCTTCCACGATGTGGAAATCTACCGTGAAAACGGCAGGCCCGGCACGGAAACCATGGAGCAGACCATTGTGGGCAATATCTGCGAATCCGGCGACATTCTCGCCAGGGATCGCCGGCTTCCCGAGGTGGAGCAGGGCGATGTCATCGCCATGCTGGATGCGGGAGCCTACGGCTGGGTGATGGCCTCCACCTACAATCAGCGTACAAGGCCTGCGGAAGTGCTCATCGGAGCGGACGGCAGGGCCAGACTCATCCGCCGCCGCGAAACGCTGGAAGATTTGACGGCGCTTTTCGTAACGGAACCGGAAGAGTAG
- the cysS gene encoding cysteine--tRNA ligase, with protein sequence MQLYNSMTRRKENFEPLNPGRVGMYACGITAYDLSHIGHARSAVVFDVLNRYLRYLGYDVTFVRNFTDVDDKIIARAAREGKSSTEIAETYIAAFHEDMDRLNVRRADIEPRATEYIGDMQELIQTLIEGGHAYAVPSGDVYFRVRSFKGYGKLSGRDVDDLRSGARIAIGEEKEDPLDFALWKAAKPGEPFWESPWGKGRPGWHLECSAMSKKNLDLPLDIHGGGQDLIFPHHENEIAQSEASTGRELARFWVHNGFVQINSEKMSKSLNNFKTIRDILEHRQPETLRFFLLGKHYRSPIDFSFEGLDEAERALKRVYECLRDARQAQGRASWKKGEVPASVLDEFEPLEKGFFEAMDDDLNTAGALGHVFGMVRLINRILEDKALRNKEGIRDLLERFDRLSRAWADVLGVFGAEPSAFLEALRDTRAERAGIDMERVRALMAERAEARAARDFARSDATRDALAAMGIEVRDTPAGAVWDIA encoded by the coding sequence ATGCAGCTTTATAATTCCATGACCCGCCGCAAGGAAAATTTCGAGCCTCTCAATCCCGGCAGGGTGGGCATGTACGCCTGCGGCATCACGGCGTATGACCTCAGCCACATAGGCCATGCCCGTTCCGCCGTCGTGTTCGACGTATTGAACCGCTATCTGCGGTATCTCGGCTACGATGTGACCTTCGTCCGCAACTTCACCGACGTGGACGACAAAATCATCGCCCGCGCCGCCCGTGAGGGGAAGAGCAGCACCGAAATAGCCGAAACCTACATCGCCGCCTTCCATGAGGATATGGACAGGCTGAACGTGCGCCGTGCCGATATCGAGCCGCGCGCCACCGAATACATCGGCGACATGCAGGAACTTATTCAGACCCTCATCGAGGGCGGCCACGCCTACGCCGTGCCTTCGGGCGACGTGTATTTCCGCGTGCGTTCCTTCAAGGGCTACGGCAAGCTTTCCGGCAGGGACGTGGATGATCTGCGTTCCGGCGCGCGCATCGCCATAGGCGAGGAAAAGGAAGATCCGCTGGATTTTGCCCTGTGGAAGGCCGCCAAGCCCGGCGAACCCTTCTGGGAAAGCCCGTGGGGCAAGGGTCGTCCGGGCTGGCATCTGGAATGTTCGGCCATGAGCAAGAAGAACCTTGATCTGCCTCTCGACATTCACGGCGGCGGGCAGGATCTCATCTTCCCCCATCACGAAAACGAAATAGCGCAGAGCGAAGCTTCCACCGGCAGGGAACTTGCCCGCTTCTGGGTGCACAACGGCTTTGTGCAGATCAATTCCGAAAAGATGTCCAAGTCGCTCAACAACTTCAAGACCATCCGCGACATTCTGGAACATCGCCAGCCGGAAACGCTGCGCTTCTTCCTGCTGGGCAAGCATTACCGCAGTCCCATAGACTTCAGCTTCGAAGGGCTGGACGAGGCGGAACGCGCTCTGAAGCGCGTGTACGAATGCCTGCGCGATGCAAGGCAGGCGCAGGGACGCGCCTCATGGAAGAAGGGCGAGGTTCCCGCTTCCGTGCTCGATGAGTTCGAACCGCTGGAAAAGGGCTTTTTTGAAGCCATGGACGACGACCTCAACACCGCCGGAGCCCTGGGGCATGTTTTCGGCATGGTGCGTCTCATCAACCGTATTCTCGAAGACAAGGCCCTGCGCAACAAGGAAGGCATCCGCGACCTGCTGGAGCGCTTCGACAGACTTTCCCGCGCCTGGGCCGACGTGCTCGGCGTGTTCGGGGCGGAACCCTCCGCGTTCCTTGAGGCGCTGCGCGATACCCGTGCCGAACGTGCGGGCATCGACATGGAAAGGGTGCGCGCCCTTATGGCGGAGAGGGCCGAGGCCCGTGCCGCCAGGGACTTCGCGCGTTCCGACGCCACGCGTGATGCGCTTGCGGCCATGGGCATAGAAGTGCGCGATACTCCCGCCGGAGCGGTGTGGGATATCGCCTGA
- a CDS encoding DUF1848 domain-containing protein — translation MARAHIPGAETPLVISASRATDIPAFHGAWFMGRLNAGFCRRKNPFNPGQESLISFEKTCAFVFWSKNPAPFLENLDAIRSAGFAFYFQFTLNDYEKEGLEPHLPPMRVRLDTFKRLADRLGPHRVIWRFDPIILGGGLHEAEILDRVDRMGRTLSPFTEKLVFSFVDMYRKTARNLHALHPGFRAPSEEEICRLAQGMASMNRSWPHPLTLAACAENTDLHNFGIRKNACVDAFLLSRLCPDNEALQQALHPKPSPLSLLPQEKAPRDKGQRKACGCFPSKDIGAYDTCPHLCAYCYADRSERLVRKNMARCLFMPETREALL, via the coding sequence ATGGCCAGAGCGCACATTCCCGGAGCGGAAACACCTCTCGTCATTTCCGCAAGCCGCGCCACGGATATTCCCGCCTTCCACGGCGCATGGTTCATGGGGCGGCTGAACGCCGGTTTCTGCCGCCGGAAAAATCCCTTCAATCCCGGTCAGGAAAGTCTCATTTCCTTTGAAAAAACATGTGCTTTCGTCTTCTGGAGCAAAAATCCGGCCCCTTTTCTGGAAAACCTCGACGCCATACGCTCCGCAGGCTTTGCCTTTTACTTCCAGTTCACGCTCAACGATTACGAAAAAGAAGGTCTGGAGCCGCATCTTCCCCCGATGCGCGTCCGCCTCGACACCTTTAAACGTCTGGCCGACAGACTCGGGCCTCACCGCGTCATCTGGCGATTCGACCCCATCATTCTGGGAGGAGGACTCCACGAAGCGGAAATTCTGGACCGCGTGGACCGCATGGGCCGCACCCTCTCGCCGTTTACGGAAAAACTGGTCTTCAGCTTTGTGGATATGTACCGTAAGACGGCAAGAAACCTGCACGCGCTTCATCCCGGATTCCGCGCCCCTTCGGAAGAGGAAATATGCCGTCTCGCGCAGGGCATGGCGTCGATGAACCGCTCCTGGCCGCATCCGCTCACCCTTGCCGCCTGCGCCGAAAACACGGACCTTCACAACTTCGGCATACGCAAAAACGCCTGTGTCGACGCCTTCCTCCTGTCCCGGCTCTGCCCCGACAACGAAGCGCTGCAGCAGGCGCTGCATCCGAAACCATCTCCGCTCTCCCTGCTTCCCCAGGAAAAGGCTCCCAGAGACAAAGGCCAGCGCAAAGCCTGCGGCTGCTTCCCCAGCAAGGATATAGGAGCCTACGATACCTGTCCGCATCTTTGCGCCTACTGCTATGCCGACCGTTCGGAACGTCTGGTGCGGAAAAACATGGCCCGGTGCCTGTTCATGCCCGAGACACGGGAAGCCCTGTTATAA
- a CDS encoding MATE family efflux transporter yields MSALLSRFLFSRRLETWLRDVPFGIIWGLVWPQMMMLLCSIIVNLTDIWAAGRVSSDVQAAVGISFQIQVFLMVFGWALGAGGMAAVSQSMGAGRFTRAQNYVGLVLASCVVVAVALAALTGCFRGAVLFVLQTPPELVPATDYMVRVMLVGLPSFYVMQVGGTLFRAARQVIAPLLVAVATCVLNVFGDLCFGLGWLGFPAMGMAGIAWSTFSANTLAAVLTLFFLKKGRLLGRHVLPPLRWLHGGLPYLVKVAVPACGNSLLWHTGYLVMYAITASLPDGVEALAGLTAGNRIESLLYMPANAFMVTASILVGNALGAGDKAGARRIGLALFFLSGVSMSSVAACMWPFIPDLAAFFSTESAVQTQIVHYLFFNVLVVPFTVSGLVLHGVMNGAGATIYPLIVNTASIWLVRLPFGWGLSHLVFHDACGVYMAMFLSMAIQTSVMVWVFFRKDWARFAMGAHPPHTKHKEKA; encoded by the coding sequence ATGTCAGCATTGCTTTCTCGTTTTCTGTTCTCCCGTCGTCTGGAAACATGGCTTCGCGACGTGCCTTTCGGCATCATCTGGGGGCTTGTCTGGCCGCAGATGATGATGCTGCTTTGCAGCATCATCGTGAACCTCACGGATATCTGGGCCGCCGGGCGCGTTTCTTCCGACGTGCAGGCCGCCGTAGGCATATCCTTTCAGATTCAGGTATTTCTCATGGTGTTCGGCTGGGCCCTCGGCGCGGGGGGAATGGCCGCGGTGAGTCAGTCCATGGGGGCGGGGCGTTTTACGCGCGCGCAGAACTATGTGGGGCTCGTACTGGCAAGCTGCGTGGTCGTGGCCGTGGCGCTTGCCGCTCTGACGGGATGCTTCCGCGGAGCGGTGCTCTTCGTGCTTCAGACGCCGCCCGAACTTGTGCCTGCAACGGACTACATGGTGCGCGTCATGCTCGTGGGCCTGCCTTCCTTCTACGTCATGCAGGTGGGCGGCACGCTTTTTCGCGCGGCAAGGCAGGTCATTGCTCCGCTTCTGGTGGCCGTGGCCACCTGTGTGCTCAACGTGTTCGGCGATCTGTGCTTCGGCCTGGGCTGGCTGGGCTTCCCGGCCATGGGCATGGCGGGCATAGCCTGGTCCACCTTCAGCGCCAATACGCTCGCCGCCGTGCTCACCCTGTTTTTCCTGAAGAAGGGCAGGCTGCTCGGCCGTCATGTTCTGCCTCCCCTGCGCTGGCTGCACGGGGGACTTCCCTACCTCGTCAAGGTGGCGGTGCCGGCCTGCGGCAACAGCCTTCTGTGGCATACGGGCTATCTCGTCATGTATGCCATCACCGCATCGTTGCCGGACGGTGTGGAGGCTCTTGCCGGGCTTACCGCGGGCAACCGCATAGAATCGCTGCTGTACATGCCCGCCAACGCCTTCATGGTCACGGCTTCCATCCTCGTGGGCAACGCCCTGGGCGCCGGGGACAAGGCCGGAGCCAGACGCATCGGCCTGGCGCTTTTTTTCCTTTCCGGCGTTTCCATGAGTTCCGTGGCAGCGTGCATGTGGCCCTTCATTCCCGATCTCGCCGCGTTTTTTTCCACGGAAAGCGCTGTTCAGACGCAGATCGTGCATTATCTTTTCTTCAACGTGCTGGTGGTGCCCTTTACCGTGTCCGGGCTGGTGCTGCACGGGGTGATGAACGGGGCCGGGGCCACCATATACCCGCTCATCGTCAACACCGCGAGCATCTGGCTTGTGCGCCTGCCTTTCGGCTGGGGGCTTTCCCACCTTGTTTTCCACGACGCCTGCGGCGTGTACATGGCCATGTTTCTTTCCATGGCCATTCAGACCTCCGTTATGGTCTGGGTGTTTTTCCGCAAGGACTGGGCACGTTTCGCCATGGGCGCGCATCCTCCCCATACCAAGCATAAGGAGAAGGCATGA